One genomic segment of Amycolatopsis sp. WQ 127309 includes these proteins:
- a CDS encoding glutamate synthase-related protein: MTALHAGGFPEDDVRARARLGAEAVFPPAAEYGTTLFGFSAGVSGDSLESARLVPPVFMPRRLEKLIELGREPLYGDVELDTVIGGFASALPLYLSAFGSTQVAGAGLGAAASAQAARLGIPMVVGENVVPVHGHGRTGGAAAGTLLERLRAYGDAVPDGLGGVVVQQSTEDADAEVWNLVYSDPSAAPLLDSGRLAFELKVGQGAKPGLGGMTLVDPAAADRLAEQYTVDLTLGDGVLRSSSPGTFTPEILRQQIRLMRNNFPRAGVWVKLLPGRDVASAATVAWAAGADAVTVDGAEGGTGWAPTAFLGVGLPLAECLARIGAPAGCLLTSGRMWEGTRVAKVLALGARAAGLGRAALLAVDTDPREGLVRFVEALALELRLLVSALGQYRADALTSEDVWIPGSAGQVREQVLS, from the coding sequence GTGACCGCGCTGCACGCCGGGGGCTTCCCCGAGGACGACGTCCGGGCGCGCGCCCGGCTGGGTGCCGAGGCGGTGTTCCCGCCCGCGGCCGAGTACGGCACGACGTTGTTCGGCTTCTCCGCGGGTGTTTCGGGTGATTCCTTGGAGTCGGCTCGGCTGGTACCGCCGGTGTTCATGCCGCGGCGGCTGGAGAAGCTGATCGAGCTGGGCCGCGAGCCGCTCTACGGCGACGTCGAGCTGGACACCGTCATCGGCGGGTTCGCCTCGGCACTGCCGCTGTACCTCTCGGCGTTCGGATCGACGCAGGTGGCGGGCGCCGGGCTCGGCGCGGCCGCGAGTGCCCAGGCCGCGCGGCTCGGCATCCCGATGGTGGTCGGCGAGAACGTCGTCCCGGTCCACGGCCACGGCCGCACGGGCGGCGCCGCGGCGGGCACGCTGCTGGAGCGCCTCCGGGCCTACGGCGACGCGGTCCCGGACGGCCTCGGCGGCGTCGTCGTGCAGCAGAGCACCGAAGACGCCGACGCCGAAGTCTGGAACCTCGTGTATTCGGACCCGTCGGCGGCACCGCTGCTGGACTCGGGGCGGCTGGCGTTCGAGCTGAAGGTGGGCCAGGGCGCGAAGCCCGGCCTCGGCGGGATGACCCTGGTCGACCCGGCGGCGGCGGACCGGCTCGCCGAGCAGTACACAGTGGACCTCACACTGGGCGACGGTGTGCTGCGCAGCAGCAGCCCCGGGACGTTCACCCCGGAGATCCTGCGTCAGCAGATCCGCTTGATGCGCAACAACTTCCCGCGCGCCGGCGTGTGGGTGAAGCTGCTCCCGGGCCGCGACGTCGCCTCGGCGGCCACGGTCGCCTGGGCGGCCGGCGCCGACGCGGTCACGGTCGACGGCGCGGAGGGTGGCACGGGCTGGGCGCCGACGGCGTTCCTCGGCGTCGGACTTCCCCTGGCGGAGTGCCTGGCCCGGATCGGCGCGCCGGCCGGTTGCTTGCTGACATCCGGCCGGATGTGGGAAGGCACCCGGGTGGCGAAGGTCCTGGCCCTGGGCGCCCGCGCGGCGGGTCTCGGCCGCGCGGCACTGCTGGCGGTGGACACCGACCCGCGCGAGGGCCTGGTCCGGTTCGTCGAGGCTTTGGCGCTGGAACTGCGGCTCTTGGTGAGTGCGCTGGGCCAGTACCGCGCGGACGCGCTGACCTCCGAGGACGTCTGGATCCCGGGAAGTGCGGGCCAGGTCCGTGAGCAGGTGCTGTCGTGA
- a CDS encoding asparagine synthetase A, whose translation MEYTDSAVPPDPRTHLTSDTTKHVLRLQHRMLTEARAFLGGRGFVELLPPVIGPVTDPGGRGAKQVDIDYYGHRYKLMTSAILYKQASLLGFDKIFYVAPNVRLEPLETASTSRHLAEFHQLDVEVSGASRDDVLDLLQDLVAHVVRRVVDDAGDVLEALGRDSGAFADLLGGAFGRLSHTTAVETLRELGHPQSADAEIDWAGEAILSEKHARPFFLVDYPKGSRGFYDRESTSQPGILRNFDLIAPEGYGELCSGSEREHEYGRIVTRMRETGENPAKYAWYLDLVREGIPGSAGFGLGLQRFTRYVAGLDAVWQATAFPKLPGVVSP comes from the coding sequence ATGGAGTACACCGATTCCGCCGTGCCGCCGGACCCGCGGACGCACCTGACCTCGGACACGACCAAGCACGTGCTGCGGCTGCAGCACCGGATGCTCACCGAGGCCCGCGCGTTCCTCGGCGGCCGCGGCTTCGTCGAGCTGCTGCCCCCGGTCATCGGGCCGGTCACCGACCCGGGCGGCCGCGGCGCGAAGCAGGTGGACATCGACTACTACGGCCACCGCTACAAGCTGATGACCAGCGCGATCCTCTACAAGCAGGCCTCGCTGCTGGGCTTCGACAAGATCTTCTACGTCGCCCCGAACGTCCGGCTCGAACCGCTGGAGACGGCCAGCACCAGCCGCCACCTCGCCGAATTCCACCAGCTCGACGTCGAGGTCTCCGGCGCGTCCCGCGACGACGTCCTCGACCTGCTGCAGGACCTCGTCGCCCACGTGGTGCGCCGGGTCGTCGACGACGCCGGCGACGTGCTGGAAGCCCTCGGCCGCGACTCGGGCGCGTTCGCCGACCTGCTCGGCGGCGCGTTCGGCCGGCTGTCGCACACGACCGCCGTCGAGACCCTGCGCGAGCTCGGGCACCCGCAGAGCGCGGACGCCGAGATCGACTGGGCGGGCGAGGCGATCCTGTCGGAGAAGCACGCCCGGCCGTTCTTCCTCGTCGACTACCCCAAGGGCTCGCGCGGGTTCTACGACCGCGAATCCACGTCGCAGCCGGGGATCCTGCGCAACTTCGACCTGATCGCGCCGGAGGGCTACGGCGAGCTGTGCAGCGGCAGCGAGCGCGAGCACGAGTACGGCCGGATCGTCACGCGGATGCGCGAGACGGGGGAGAACCCGGCCAAGTACGCCTGGTACCTCGACCTCGTCCGCGAGGGCATCCCGGGCAGTGCCGGGTTCGGCCTCGGGCTGCAGCGGTTCACCCGCTACGTCGCCGGCCTCGACGCGGTGTGGCAGGCCACGGCGTTCCCGAAGCTGCCGGGCGTGGTGTCCCCGTGA